In Afipia sp. GAS231, a single window of DNA contains:
- the fumC gene encoding class II fumarate hydratase, which produces MARSETSGNKSTRSETDSFGPIDVASDRYWGAQTERSRQNFRIGHDRMPIGIVHALGIVKLAAAQTNRELGLLDIRRTGAITRAAREVIEGKLDDHFPLVVWQTGSGTQTNMNLNEVIANRANEMLGGELGAKKPVHPNDHVNMSQSSNDSFPTAMHIAAAGRIVADLIPALSELLRELRRKEKAFAKIVKIGRTHTQDATPLTLGQEFSGYAAQVESGIARLRVAVKDLYPLAQGGTAVGTGLNSKPKFAKSFARHVAKITKLPFTSAPNKFEALASNDAYVSVHGVINSMATGLFKIANDIRFLGSGPRSGLGELILPENEPGSSIMPGKVNPTQCEAMTMVCCQVFGNQTAVTVAGSQGHFELNVYKPVLAYCMMNSIQLLSDVVRSFTEHCVVGIRADEKRIHDLMQRSLMLVTALAPKIGYDNAAKVAKSAHARGTTLKEEAVRLGFVAADEFDRLVQPDKMTHPG; this is translated from the coding sequence ATGGCTCGATCAGAAACATCCGGAAACAAATCCACCCGCAGCGAGACCGACAGTTTTGGTCCGATCGACGTCGCCTCCGATCGCTACTGGGGCGCGCAGACCGAACGCTCGCGGCAGAATTTCAGGATCGGCCACGACCGGATGCCGATCGGCATCGTCCATGCGCTGGGCATCGTCAAACTTGCCGCCGCGCAAACCAACCGTGAGCTCGGGCTGCTCGATATCCGCCGCACCGGCGCCATCACCCGCGCCGCGCGCGAGGTGATCGAGGGCAAGCTCGACGACCATTTTCCGCTGGTGGTCTGGCAGACCGGCTCCGGCACCCAGACCAACATGAACCTCAACGAGGTGATCGCCAACCGCGCCAACGAGATGCTCGGTGGCGAACTCGGCGCCAAGAAGCCGGTTCATCCCAACGATCACGTCAATATGAGCCAGTCCTCGAACGATTCATTTCCGACCGCGATGCATATTGCCGCGGCCGGACGCATCGTCGCCGACCTGATCCCGGCGCTCAGCGAGCTGCTTCGTGAGCTGCGCAGGAAGGAGAAGGCGTTCGCGAAGATCGTGAAAATCGGCCGCACCCACACCCAGGATGCGACGCCGCTGACGCTCGGGCAGGAATTCTCCGGTTACGCCGCGCAGGTCGAGAGCGGCATCGCGCGGTTGCGGGTCGCGGTGAAGGATCTTTACCCGCTGGCGCAGGGCGGCACCGCCGTCGGCACCGGCCTCAACTCGAAACCGAAATTCGCCAAGTCGTTTGCGCGGCACGTCGCCAAAATTACCAAACTGCCGTTCACCAGCGCGCCGAACAAGTTCGAGGCGCTGGCCTCCAACGACGCTTACGTGTCGGTGCATGGCGTGATCAATTCGATGGCAACCGGCCTGTTCAAGATCGCCAACGACATTCGCTTCCTGGGATCGGGGCCGCGCTCCGGCCTCGGCGAGTTGATTCTGCCCGAAAACGAACCGGGCTCGTCGATCATGCCCGGCAAGGTCAACCCGACCCAGTGCGAAGCGATGACCATGGTCTGCTGCCAGGTGTTCGGCAACCAGACCGCCGTTACGGTGGCCGGCAGCCAGGGGCATTTCGAGCTGAACGTCTACAAGCCCGTACTGGCATATTGTATGATGAATTCCATTCAGTTGCTGTCGGACGTGGTTCGCTCCTTTACCGAGCATTGCGTTGTGGGCATACGCGCCGACGAAAAGCGCATCCACGACTTGATGCAGCGTTCCCTGATGCTGGTGACGGCGCTCGCGCCGAAAATCGGTTACGATAACGCGGCCAAGGTCGCCAAATCGGCGCATGCGCGCGGAACCACATTGAAAGAAGAGGCTGTGCGCCTAGGGTTTGTTGCTGCTGACGAATTCGATCGGCTGGTGCAGCCGGACAAAATGACACACCCGGGCTGA
- a CDS encoding DUF4169 family protein — translation MGDIVNLKRFKKRNDREQSAKQADANRARFGRTKSERAVDEQAKDRASHLLEQHKLQNNLQDNLQENLDDGDAS, via the coding sequence ATGGGGGACATCGTCAACCTGAAGCGATTCAAGAAGCGCAACGATCGGGAGCAGTCGGCGAAACAGGCCGACGCCAATCGTGCGCGCTTTGGCCGCACCAAATCCGAACGCGCGGTCGATGAGCAGGCAAAGGATCGCGCCAGTCATCTGCTGGAACAACACAAGCTCCAAAACAATCTCCAAGACAATCTCCAAGAAAACCTCGATGACGGAGACGCATCATGA
- a CDS encoding thymidylate synthase yields the protein MNQYHDLLERILADGAEKHDRTGTGTLSIFGHQMRFNLSAGFPMLTTKRLPLKAIVHELLWFLAGDTNIKYLRDNGVSIWDEWADANGDLGPVYGSQWRSWPAPDGRSIDQISNVVDMIKRNPDSRRLIVSAWNPADVDKMALPPCHCLFQFYVANGKLSCQLYQRSADVFLGVPFNIASYALLTMMVAQVTGLKPGDFVHSLGDAHLYSNHLEQARLQLTRPTRQLPVMKINPDVKDIFAFRYEDFALEGYDPHPHIKAQVAV from the coding sequence ATGAATCAGTATCACGATCTGCTCGAACGGATTCTCGCCGATGGCGCCGAGAAGCACGACCGCACCGGTACCGGTACGCTGTCGATCTTCGGCCATCAGATGCGCTTCAATCTGTCGGCGGGGTTTCCAATGCTGACCACCAAGCGATTGCCGCTGAAGGCGATCGTGCATGAGCTGCTGTGGTTCCTGGCCGGCGACACCAACATCAAATACCTCAGGGATAACGGCGTTTCGATCTGGGATGAATGGGCCGACGCCAATGGCGATCTCGGCCCGGTCTACGGTTCGCAATGGCGGTCCTGGCCGGCGCCGGACGGCCGCAGCATCGACCAGATTTCCAACGTCGTCGACATGATCAAACGCAATCCGGATTCGCGGCGGCTGATCGTGAGTGCGTGGAATCCGGCCGACGTCGACAAGATGGCGCTGCCGCCCTGTCACTGCCTGTTCCAGTTCTATGTCGCGAACGGCAAATTGTCGTGCCAGCTCTACCAGCGTTCGGCCGATGTGTTCCTCGGTGTGCCCTTCAACATCGCTTCCTACGCTTTGCTCACGATGATGGTGGCGCAGGTGACGGGCCTCAAGCCTGGTGATTTCGTGCACTCGCTCGGCGATGCGCATCTGTATTCGAACCACCTCGAGCAGGCGCGGCTGCAACTGACGCGTCCGACGCGCCAATTGCCGGTCATGAAGATCAATCCCGATGTGAAGGACATCTTCGCGTTCCGCTACGAAGACTTTGCGCTCGAAGGTTACGACCCGCATCCGCACATCAAGGCCCAGGTTGCTGTATGA
- a CDS encoding GNAT family N-acetyltransferase, translated as MSLVIRRVRQGEAGLVLSFVRELAEYEKLLHEVEATEADLDAALFGANPRLFCEIAVWNGEPAGFAVWFINFSTFSGRSGIYLEDLFVRPPLRGKGIGKALLAHLAGECVAKGWSRLQWSVLDWNAPSIEFYKSLGAELMDEWTVCRVGGPALTALAQGAR; from the coding sequence ATGTCCCTTGTCATCCGCCGCGTGCGCCAGGGTGAAGCAGGACTTGTCCTGTCCTTTGTTCGCGAACTCGCCGAATATGAAAAGCTGCTCCACGAAGTGGAGGCGACCGAAGCCGACCTCGACGCGGCGCTGTTCGGTGCTAATCCCCGGCTGTTTTGCGAAATCGCCGTGTGGAACGGCGAGCCTGCCGGGTTCGCGGTCTGGTTCATCAATTTCTCGACCTTTAGCGGCCGCTCCGGCATCTATCTGGAAGACCTGTTCGTTCGCCCGCCGTTGCGCGGCAAGGGCATCGGCAAGGCACTGCTGGCGCATCTCGCCGGCGAGTGCGTGGCAAAGGGCTGGTCGCGCCTGCAATGGTCCGTACTGGACTGGAACGCGCCATCGATCGAATTCTACAAATCGCTCGGCGCCGAATTGATGGACGAGTGGACGGTTTGCCGGGTCGGCGGTCCGGCGTTGACGGCACTTGCGCAAGGGGCACGCTGA
- a CDS encoding SspB family protein, translating to MATDHIRYDVLARDALRGVLRRVLTDAAEHGLPGEHHFFITFVSTAEGVKLSPRLLAQYPEEMTIILQHQFWDLVVTEDRFEVGLSFGGIPERLVVPFAAIKSFLDPSVQFGLQFEPSEADVAAEAPGAKLPAVPVPSALPVAASPPAAESTDEPAKPSEGAEVVRLDRFRKK from the coding sequence ATGGCGACCGATCACATCCGTTATGACGTGCTGGCGCGCGATGCGCTGCGCGGGGTGCTGCGCCGCGTGCTGACCGACGCCGCCGAACACGGCCTGCCGGGTGAGCATCATTTCTTCATCACCTTCGTCTCCACCGCCGAGGGCGTGAAGCTGTCGCCGCGGCTGCTCGCGCAATATCCGGAGGAGATGACGATCATCCTGCAGCATCAGTTCTGGGACCTGGTCGTGACCGAGGATCGGTTCGAAGTCGGCCTGTCGTTCGGCGGCATCCCGGAGCGGCTGGTGGTTCCGTTCGCCGCGATCAAGAGTTTTCTCGATCCTTCGGTACAGTTCGGATTGCAGTTCGAGCCGTCAGAGGCCGACGTTGCCGCAGAGGCGCCGGGAGCCAAGCTCCCCGCCGTTCCCGTGCCGTCAGCCTTGCCCGTCGCCGCCTCCCCGCCTGCCGCCGAGAGCACGGACGAACCGGCGAAGCCGAGCGAAGGCGCCGAGGTGGTGCGGCTGGATCGCTTCCGCAAGAAATAA
- a CDS encoding chromate transporter → MNSDANPIWKLVWTFALMSLFAVGGANSAVPEMHRIAVDVHHWMTDRQFADIFAISQLSPGPNVLIVTLIGYSVAGVAGALTATVAMCGPTAILAYYVSRLLARSSHSPWPAIIQAALVPLSIGLMGASGLILALTSDRSWVAGLITVAAAVLAFATRLNPLWMLVAGGVLGFAGVI, encoded by the coding sequence ATGAATTCAGACGCCAACCCGATTTGGAAGCTCGTTTGGACTTTCGCTTTGATGTCGCTGTTTGCGGTTGGTGGCGCGAATTCGGCCGTTCCCGAAATGCACCGCATCGCGGTCGACGTGCACCATTGGATGACCGACAGGCAATTTGCCGACATCTTCGCCATTTCCCAGCTCTCGCCGGGTCCGAACGTGCTGATCGTGACGCTGATCGGCTATTCGGTGGCGGGTGTGGCCGGCGCGCTGACCGCGACGGTTGCGATGTGCGGTCCGACCGCCATCCTTGCCTATTATGTGAGCCGGCTGCTGGCGCGATCGAGCCATTCGCCCTGGCCTGCTATCATTCAGGCGGCGCTAGTTCCGCTTTCGATCGGGTTGATGGGCGCCAGCGGCCTGATTTTGGCGCTGACGTCGGATCGGAGTTGGGTCGCCGGCCTGATCACGGTGGCGGCCGCGGTGCTGGCTTTTGCCACACGCCTTAACCCGCTGTGGATGCTGGTGGCCGGAGGGGTTTTGGGTTTTGCTGGCGTTATCTGA
- a CDS encoding tripartite tricarboxylate transporter permease, which yields MADLFSNLALGFGVALTPINLLLCLIGALVGTLVGVLPGIGTIATVAMLLPITFGLPPVGALIMLAGIYYGAQYGGSTTSILVNIPGEATSVVTTLDGFQMAKQGRAGPALAIAAIGSFFAGCVATVLIAVLGAPLTKLALAFGPAEYFSLMVLGLIFAVVLAKGSVLKAIAMIVFGLLLSMVGSDIETGASRMAFNIPELADGLGFATVAMGVFGFAEIIRNLDAGAEMDRDLVQQKITGLMPTKKDLIDSAPAIIRGTILGSILGILPGGGAVIASFAAYTLEKKIAKDPSRFGRGAIEGVAAPESANNAAAQTSFIPLLTLGIPPNAVMALMVGAMTIHGIVPGPQVMQKQPELVWGMIASMWIGNLMLIIINLPLVGIWVRLLRVPYRLMFPSIVIFCAIGIYSINNAPVDVVLAGAFGLLGYWLIKHDFEPAPLLLGMVLGPLMEENLRRALLISRGDWSVFLTRPLSAILMAIAAFLLVLAVLPSLRKKRDEVFVESES from the coding sequence ATGGCTGATCTCTTTTCCAACCTCGCCCTCGGCTTCGGCGTTGCCCTCACGCCGATCAATCTGCTGCTGTGCCTGATCGGCGCGCTGGTCGGCACGCTCGTTGGCGTGCTGCCGGGTATCGGCACCATCGCCACGGTCGCAATGCTGCTGCCGATCACCTTCGGCCTGCCGCCGGTCGGCGCCCTGATCATGCTCGCCGGCATTTACTACGGCGCGCAATATGGCGGCTCGACCACCTCGATCCTGGTCAATATTCCGGGTGAGGCGACGTCGGTCGTGACCACACTCGACGGCTTCCAGATGGCCAAGCAGGGCCGCGCCGGCCCGGCGCTGGCGATCGCCGCGATCGGCTCGTTCTTCGCCGGCTGCGTCGCGACCGTGCTGATCGCGGTGCTCGGTGCGCCCTTGACCAAGCTCGCGCTGGCCTTCGGTCCTGCCGAATATTTCTCGCTGATGGTGCTCGGCCTGATCTTTGCGGTGGTGCTGGCCAAGGGCTCGGTGCTGAAGGCGATCGCGATGATCGTGTTCGGGCTCTTGCTCTCGATGGTCGGCTCCGACATCGAAACCGGCGCCTCGCGCATGGCCTTCAACATCCCCGAACTCGCTGACGGTCTCGGCTTCGCCACGGTGGCGATGGGCGTGTTCGGTTTTGCGGAAATCATCCGCAACCTCGACGCCGGCGCCGAGATGGACCGCGATCTGGTCCAGCAGAAGATCACCGGTCTGATGCCGACGAAAAAGGACCTGATCGATTCCGCACCGGCCATCATCCGCGGCACCATCCTCGGATCGATCCTCGGCATTTTGCCCGGCGGCGGCGCGGTCATCGCCTCGTTCGCGGCCTATACGCTGGAGAAGAAGATCGCCAAGGATCCGTCGCGGTTCGGCCGTGGCGCGATCGAAGGCGTGGCGGCGCCGGAAAGCGCCAACAACGCCGCGGCGCAGACCTCGTTCATTCCGCTGCTGACACTCGGCATCCCGCCGAACGCGGTGATGGCGCTGATGGTCGGTGCGATGACCATTCACGGCATCGTGCCGGGTCCGCAGGTGATGCAGAAGCAGCCCGAACTGGTCTGGGGCATGATCGCCTCGATGTGGATCGGCAACCTGATGCTGATCATCATCAACCTGCCGCTGGTCGGCATCTGGGTGCGGTTGCTGCGGGTGCCGTACCGGCTGATGTTCCCCTCGATCGTGATCTTCTGTGCGATCGGCATCTACTCCATCAACAACGCGCCGGTCGACGTCGTCCTCGCCGGTGCGTTCGGCCTGCTCGGCTATTGGCTGATCAAGCATGATTTCGAGCCGGCGCCGCTGCTGCTCGGAATGGTGCTGGGTCCGCTGATGGAAGAAAACCTGCGCCGGGCGCTCTTGATCTCGCGCGGCGACTGGTCGGTATTCCTGACCCGTCCGCTGTCGGCGATTTTGATGGCGATCGCAGCCTTCCTGCTCGTGTTGGCGGTGCTGCCGTCGCTGCGCAAGAAACGCGACGAGGTGTTCGTGGAGTCCGAAAGCTGA
- the hflK gene encoding FtsH protease activity modulator HflK, with protein sequence MPWKNQGGGPWGSGPKGPWGNGPQSVGPRPPDLEDLLRRGQDRLQQLLPGGHFSGMGIALVLIGALAIWGLSGFFRVQSEELGVVLRFGKHVRTVQPGLNYHLPYPIETVLLPKALRVSTISIGMTLIDDPARRGRTMRDVPEESLMLTGDENIVDVDFTVLWRIKPDGVGNYLFNIQNPEGTVKAVAESAMREVVGRANIQPILTGARTTTEAGVQDLMQKTLDSYGAGILVQQVQMQKVDPPAQVIDAFRDVQAARADLERLQNEAQTYANRVVPDARGRASQILQVAEGYQQQAIAEAKGQSARFIKVYDEYKKAPDVTRQRIYLETMERVLGGSEKLVYDGGGNGQNIVPYLPLSELTPRRPQAPATTGQPQQGGTR encoded by the coding sequence ATGCCGTGGAAGAATCAAGGCGGGGGCCCGTGGGGCTCGGGTCCGAAAGGACCGTGGGGCAACGGTCCGCAGTCCGTTGGGCCAAGGCCTCCCGATCTTGAGGACCTTCTGCGCCGTGGCCAGGACCGGCTGCAGCAGCTGCTGCCCGGCGGCCATTTCAGCGGCATGGGCATCGCTTTGGTGCTGATCGGCGCGCTGGCGATCTGGGGCCTGTCCGGATTTTTCCGCGTGCAGTCGGAAGAGCTCGGTGTCGTGCTGCGCTTCGGCAAGCATGTGCGCACGGTGCAGCCTGGCCTGAACTATCATCTGCCCTATCCGATCGAGACCGTGCTGCTGCCGAAGGCGCTGCGCGTCTCCACCATTTCGATCGGCATGACCCTGATCGACGATCCGGCGCGGCGCGGCCGCACCATGCGCGACGTGCCGGAAGAAAGCCTGATGCTGACCGGCGACGAGAACATCGTCGACGTCGACTTCACCGTGTTGTGGCGGATCAAGCCCGACGGCGTTGGCAACTATCTCTTCAACATCCAGAATCCCGAAGGCACCGTGAAGGCCGTGGCTGAAAGCGCGATGCGCGAGGTCGTCGGCCGCGCCAACATCCAGCCGATCCTCACCGGCGCCCGCACCACGACCGAGGCGGGCGTGCAGGACCTCATGCAGAAGACACTCGACAGCTATGGCGCGGGCATCCTGGTGCAGCAGGTGCAGATGCAGAAGGTCGATCCGCCGGCGCAGGTGATCGACGCGTTCCGCGACGTGCAGGCCGCACGCGCGGACCTCGAGCGGCTGCAGAACGAAGCGCAGACCTATGCCAACCGTGTCGTTCCCGACGCACGTGGCCGTGCCTCGCAGATCCTCCAGGTTGCCGAAGGCTACCAGCAGCAGGCGATCGCCGAGGCCAAGGGCCAGAGCGCGCGCTTCATCAAGGTTTACGACGAATACAAGAAGGCGCCCGACGTGACGCGACAGCGTATCTATCTGGAGACGATGGAACGGGTCCTCGGCGGTTCCGAGAAGCTGGTCTATGACGGCGGCGGTAATGGGCAGAATATCGTGCCGTATCTGCCGCTCAGCGAGTTGACGCCGCGGCGTCCGCAGGCGCCGGCCACGACCGGCCAGCCGCAGCAGGGAGGCACCCGATGA
- a CDS encoding chromate transporter produces MPSDSPSAAVPAPDIPASIPPNQPGLFELFVAFAKMSLAGFGGVLVWARRGIVDKYRWMTAEEFNETFALCHFLPGPNIVNLSVVFGSRFRGIAGGLAAFAGLVGPPMVIATVLAAVYARYGEIDVLRRILAGVACAAVGLLLAVVFKMMMPLIKKRDAVGLLTMVAVFIAIGLFRLPLQAVLLVGIPLSLATTYYMRRRVNG; encoded by the coding sequence ATGCCTTCGGATTCTCCATCGGCCGCCGTCCCGGCGCCCGACATTCCAGCTTCCATCCCGCCAAACCAGCCCGGCCTGTTCGAGCTGTTCGTGGCGTTTGCCAAAATGTCGCTGGCGGGCTTCGGCGGCGTGCTGGTTTGGGCCCGGCGCGGCATCGTCGACAAGTACCGCTGGATGACGGCGGAGGAATTCAACGAAACCTTTGCGCTGTGCCATTTCCTGCCGGGCCCGAACATCGTCAATCTGTCGGTCGTATTCGGATCGCGGTTTCGCGGCATTGCAGGTGGCCTGGCGGCGTTTGCCGGACTGGTCGGCCCGCCGATGGTGATCGCGACCGTTCTGGCGGCCGTTTACGCCCGCTACGGCGAGATCGACGTACTACGGCGGATACTGGCTGGTGTCGCCTGCGCGGCGGTCGGACTTTTGCTGGCGGTCGTGTTCAAGATGATGATGCCGCTGATCAAGAAGCGAGATGCCGTCGGGCTTTTGACCATGGTCGCGGTGTTTATCGCGATCGGACTGTTCCGCCTGCCGCTGCAGGCGGTGCTGCTGGTCGGGATCCCGCTCAGCCTCGCCACTACTTATTACATGCGCCGCCGGGTGAACGGATGA
- a CDS encoding tripartite tricarboxylate transporter substrate binding protein BugD, giving the protein MSSYGRSLASGCVAMLAALCAVAAQAEAQAYPTRGITMIVPFAAGGPTDVISRIVTGHMAQTLGQSIIIENVVGAGGTTATTRAARAANDGYTLITGHMGTHAAAVPLYPSLAYHPEKDFEPVGLLAGTPILILARKDFPPKDLKEFIAHVKANEAKLNAAHAGVGSVSHVSCQLLNSVLDIRPTGVPFNGTGPAMNALVGGQVDYMCDQIVNAVPQVNAGTIKAYAVATTERNPSLSDVPTTAEAGLPAFQAQAWNAIFAPKGTPAPVIAKLNEAIGKALNEEAVRKRLLELGSVIPAPAERTPEALAALVKSEIAKWTPVLKPAS; this is encoded by the coding sequence ATGAGTAGTTACGGGCGCTCGCTTGCGAGCGGTTGCGTTGCCATGCTTGCCGCGCTGTGCGCCGTTGCGGCGCAGGCTGAGGCGCAAGCCTATCCGACGCGCGGCATCACCATGATCGTGCCGTTCGCGGCCGGCGGGCCGACTGACGTCATCTCGCGCATCGTCACCGGCCACATGGCGCAGACACTCGGCCAGAGCATCATCATCGAGAACGTGGTCGGCGCCGGTGGCACCACCGCCACCACGCGCGCGGCGCGCGCCGCCAATGACGGCTACACGCTGATCACCGGGCACATGGGCACGCACGCGGCCGCGGTGCCGCTGTATCCGAGTCTGGCCTATCATCCCGAGAAGGATTTCGAGCCGGTCGGCCTGCTCGCGGGCACGCCGATCCTGATCCTGGCGCGCAAGGATTTTCCGCCAAAGGATCTGAAGGAATTCATCGCCCATGTGAAGGCCAACGAGGCCAAGCTGAACGCCGCGCATGCCGGCGTCGGCTCGGTGTCGCATGTTTCGTGTCAGCTCCTGAATTCGGTGCTCGACATCAGGCCGACCGGCGTTCCCTTCAACGGCACGGGTCCGGCGATGAATGCGCTGGTCGGCGGGCAGGTCGATTACATGTGCGACCAGATCGTCAACGCGGTGCCGCAGGTCAACGCCGGCACCATCAAGGCCTATGCGGTGGCGACGACGGAGCGCAATCCGTCGCTATCAGATGTTCCGACCACCGCGGAGGCGGGCCTTCCGGCATTCCAGGCCCAGGCGTGGAACGCGATCTTTGCGCCGAAGGGAACACCGGCGCCGGTTATCGCCAAACTCAACGAGGCGATCGGCAAGGCCCTCAATGAAGAGGCCGTCCGCAAGCGCCTGCTCGAACTCGGCAGCGTGATCCCGGCGCCAGCGGAACGCACCCCGGAGGCGCTGGCGGCATTGGTCAAATCCGAAATTGCGAAATGGACGCCGGTGCTCAAGCCAGCAAGTTAG
- a CDS encoding dihydrofolate reductase — protein sequence MEIVMVVAVAENGVIGANGAMPWRLKSDLQRFKALTFGRPVVMGRKTFASIGRPLPGRTNIVMTRDPDFRSPGVVVTGTPADAMAIATGDALRRFATEIAIIGGVEIFAQWMDRADRLEITEVHARPDGDTRFATIDAADWEEVARVRNPAGPDDSADFSYVTFRRRDQP from the coding sequence ATGGAAATCGTCATGGTCGTAGCCGTCGCCGAAAACGGCGTGATCGGCGCCAATGGCGCGATGCCTTGGCGGTTGAAATCCGACTTGCAGCGTTTCAAGGCGCTGACGTTTGGCCGGCCGGTCGTGATGGGCCGCAAGACCTTCGCGTCGATCGGCCGGCCGCTGCCGGGCCGAACCAATATCGTGATGACGCGCGACCCTGATTTTCGTAGCCCCGGAGTCGTCGTGACCGGTACGCCCGCGGATGCCATGGCGATCGCGACCGGCGATGCGCTGCGGCGTTTCGCCACTGAGATTGCGATCATCGGCGGCGTCGAAATCTTCGCGCAATGGATGGATCGCGCCGATCGGCTGGAAATCACCGAAGTGCACGCCCGGCCCGATGGCGATACGCGCTTCGCCACAATTGATGCGGCGGACTGGGAAGAGGTCGCGCGCGTGCGAAATCCGGCGGGTCCCGACGACAGCGCCGACTTCTCCTATGTGACATTTCGTCGGCGCGATCAGCCTTAA
- a CDS encoding tripartite tricarboxylate transporter TctB family protein codes for MAIAVFALWASSDLQGMHGFSFGAGTVPRMFSVLLLGLGAAVTAMGLLYEGEHITVYAWRGPLFVSLAIISFAVTIRPLGLVISAFASFIISALGTPETKWKETIIVGICLTIGCSLLFPYALGLPLQLFPRFLVQ; via the coding sequence ATGGCGATCGCCGTCTTTGCCTTGTGGGCATCGAGCGATTTGCAGGGCATGCACGGGTTTTCGTTCGGCGCCGGAACCGTTCCTCGGATGTTCTCGGTGCTTTTGCTGGGGCTGGGCGCGGCCGTTACGGCGATGGGGCTTCTATATGAGGGCGAACACATCACGGTCTATGCGTGGCGCGGCCCGCTGTTCGTGTCGTTGGCCATTATTTCTTTCGCAGTCACGATCCGCCCGCTGGGTCTCGTCATCTCGGCCTTTGCCAGCTTCATCATTTCCGCGCTGGGAACGCCGGAGACCAAGTGGAAGGAAACCATCATCGTCGGCATCTGCCTGACGATCGGTTGCAGTCTGCTGTTCCCCTATGCGCTCGGGCTGCCGCTGCAGCTCTTCCCGCGTTTCCTGGTTCAGTGA